A genomic window from Heptranchias perlo isolate sHepPer1 chromosome 20, sHepPer1.hap1, whole genome shotgun sequence includes:
- the LOC137336104 gene encoding probable G-protein coupled receptor 139, which produces MGIKVIYYPLLVVVGVPVNLLTILIMSRGKCGLSKCVTCYLVAMAMADLLVVITDLILRQIPIAYMFHFQFVKRSIPVCNIHAVLLFAATDCSVWFTVTFTFDRFVAICCQKLKTKYCTKRTAAVVLGTVTVLSCLKNTFWYFMFTGRYMLVNEPWFCAVTLSFLDSRVWAAIELLYYILTPGVPFVLILLLNALTVRHISVASRARRRLRGNSSGENPRDPEMESRRKSIILLFVISGNFILLWALYMVFSICNRIYYLGYYSVYLHGFVQEIGFMLQLLSCCTNTCIYAVTQTKFREQLKNVVKYPFTVIVKFIK; this is translated from the exons ATGGGGATAAAAGTAATTTATTATCCTCTCCTCGTTGttgttggtgttcctg TTAACTTATTGACGATTCTGATCATGTCTCGGGGAAAgtgtggtctctccaaatgtgtcacttgctacctggtggcgatggcaatggcggatctcctggtcgttatcaccgacCTGATACTCAGGCAGATTCCGATTGCTTATATGTTTCACTTTCAATTCGTGAAACGGTCcattcccgtgtgtaatatccacgccgtcctgcttttcgcagccacagactgttctgtctggttcaccgtcactttcacctttgatcgatttgtggccatttgttgccaaaagctgaaaactaaatattgcacgaagagaacggcggctgtggttctgggaacagtgactgtgctgagctgtttgaagaatactttctggtactttatgttcacGGGTCGGTATATGCTTGTCAATGAACCCTGGTTTTGTGCTGTAACACTCAGTTTTCTAGATTCACGTGTGTGGGCAGCAATCGAACTCCTTTATTATATCCTCACCCCGggggtcccatttgttctgattctactGCTCAATGCCTTAACCGTCAGGCACATttcagtggccagcagagcccgcaggagactccgaggcaacagcagtggggagaatcccagagacccagagatggagagcagaaggaagtccatcattttactgtttgttatctcagGAAACTTTATACTGTTATGGGCGCTGTATATGGTGTTTTCTATATGCAACCGGATATATTATTTAGGGTATTATTCTGTATATCTACATGGTTTTGTACAAGAAAtaggattcatgctccagctcctgagttgctgcacaaacacttgtatttatgccgtgacacaaactaaattcagagagcagttgaaaaatgtggtgaaatatccctttactgtgattgttaaattcattaaataa